The sequence AGTCTTGTTAGTTTGAGAGATCAGTGAGGGAGAAGGGAACATGAACTCTAAAGATACCTTCAGTTCCTGCTACTTCCTGAAGGGGGCATTCTAGCACCGGCGCTGAAGTACGGGTGGGGCATGGGCCAAAGATGGTGCCGGAGCTGGTATggacaggagggaaggaagaagccaGAAGGGGTTCCCGCTGAGGGTTTGAAGAGGGAAGGCGGGTTGAGTTGACAGGCAGTGGAGGATACATAGGGGTGTAAGGTGGCGGGATGGGTTTACAGGCTCCATGAGAGGGcagtgaggaaggagaatgagtaCAGGTAAGGCTAGAGTTTTCCTGAGGAGAGGACGGTGTAGGAAAAGAAGTGGTACTTTTGGAGGTGATGCCAGCTAGGAAGATGGTGGCTGAGAAGACAATGAGGAAGCTTGGGGAGTTAATGAAGATGGTTGAGATGGAAGGATATGGTCTGGGAGAGGTGGACAGAAGTCTGCTTGATCCAATGAGGAAAAAGAGGTAGGGTCGGGAGGAGAAAGGCGATGAGGGCGGCGAGAATGAAGAAGGATTTGAATAGGTAAGCAAGAATTGCAGAGGTCGGGTTGTGATCTGGGTGCAAAAAGGCCTGGACACAAGGAATTTCTCCCCATTTGCCCAGTCATCTGCAATAATTGCTTAAGTCAGTTAAAACTGTAGAGCTGAGTGTTCCCTTTGCGGGCCATTTGGACCCGTTATCTAATTCATACTGCGGCCAGGCTTTATTGTATAAAAAAGACAAGGCACTTACAGCAGATATCCTGCCTGAGGCCTAAGGTTTGCAGATTTTTTATGAGGCAGCCTGGAGGGCTGTTTTTTGGAATTCAGGACCGGGAGTTTCCCATAATGAAGGGTAGCTCGAGAGAACACAGAAaaaggagaccatcctggacagcTGGAGGGAGACGATAAAAGGAATTATGGTCTCCGCTGCCTTTTTGGTTCCTGGAACGGGATGAAATGGCTTAGAGGCATCCCCCTAAGACCAGACGATCAGCGAGTGCCTGGCGCACGCTGGAGCCTTCTTCGATCAGTGTTGGATTTTTGGACTGGAGAAACCAAGAGAGGCCATGTAGATTTTGCCCTGTTAACCCGGCTCCCAGGGAAACTTACCAGTAGGCGAGATCAGCGGCTGATGCGCATGCACAGACAGGCGACTGGAGGCTGAGGAGCTTCCTTTGTCTGGTTGCTGTGGCCTGCTGTCTGGGGTGGAGGGGTAGGTCCACAAGCGACACGGACCTGAGCCCCTCCTAGAATTTGGCACCAGATGTGAGGTTCTTGAATCGGTTTGAACCGCAAGAGCGCGCCAACAGACAACACGAGGCGGTGTGGAGCAACATGGTGTTTTAATGAGTGCCTGGTTTCAGGTgggctgaggcctaaaatggcgTCAGCCCCAAGTGAGGATGGAACAGGGGTTTTGTAGTCCTCTGTAAACAGTAAGTGTCCCAGTCTGATGTGACTGCTATGTAGTACCTGGACGGCCTCTTTCTTGATCTTCAGGGGTACATGTCTTCCAGCCAAGGTAAGTGTCTTCTGGCcggctctcttcctgcttctactGTCTTGCTGACACATGCTGCTGATGAAAGCGGCCTTGCATcttgggactgggcctgagaagggagCAGTTACTCATCCCTTCAAGCTTTCAGGCCCTGAGGAGAATCTTTGAACCCCCTGCATCACTGGCCACCCTCCTGATAGATCCCTGCGATGCCAGGCAGGAATGAGCTGCTTGGGTATCCAGAGAGCTCCCAGTACCTTTCTGCTACTTCCCCTACCCCTATATTTTGCTTGGCTTGGTTCTCTAATTTGACTCAGCTGCACGTAAAGTCAGGaacttctcccacaaacagaccttcagcttctccagtggggaTGTGTATTCGGGAGAGGGGGATCTCCCTTTGCCACTTCCAttgttggggcactcacagtatttgggatGTCTCCCAGGAGCAGTACACTTCCTGCAGAGGGTCTGTTGTCCTCTCAGAATCGCTGGTCTGTTCTTGCAGTTGATCTgcagctaaaattcacaatgcaagccTCTGCATGCTGCTCTGTCTGGAGCTGAAAGCTAGTCCTGCATCCCATCTGCCATGATCACTGGAAaatcctcatttattttttaaagggtcCAGAAACTGCtaatctatagagatagaaattagattagtggttgcctagggcagGATGGATGCAAAATTTCAGATTGGGAGGTTAAAGGCTATTGTATAGAATTTTTTGGAGATAATACTGATTGTTGTAGTGCATGtaaaattctgtgaatatactaggAAACAATGAACTGTACACACTAATTGGTGAATaatatggtatatgaattatatgtcAACAAAGTTTTAGAAGACATTCCTTGCACCATGATATTAAAAAATGCTGTTTCAGTTGTATAATTACTTCTTCTCTCTATGTCAAGGGCACCGAACAGGCAGGAGACTCTCACTTGCCACTGTTCTTAAcagtattataaaataattacataagaCAGGTTACTCATCAATCTTTTGTTTGTCTCCTTGGCATGCACCTATTCAGACTGTTAATATTATGTATGTACTTTGAATTTTAGCAGTTATATTTTAacttgattgatttttttctcagatatAAGTATGAGAAATGACAGAAAGAAACAACAACTGGAAAAGAAGCATTGCATAAGAACAGGATGTCTCTGAAATGGACGTCAGTCTTTCTGTTGATACAGCTCAGTTTTTACTTTAGCTCTGGAAGTTGTGGAAAGGTGCTGGTGTGGCCCACAGAATACAGCCATTGGATAAATATGAAGACAATCCTGGAAGAGCTTGTTCAGAGGGGTCATGAGGTGACTGTGTTGACATCTTCGGCTTCTATTCTTGTCAATGCCAGTAAATCATCTGCTATTAAATTTGAAGTTTATCCTACATCTTTAACTAAAAATGATTTCGAAGATTCTCTTCTGAAAATGCTTGATAGATGGACATATGTTGTTTCAAAAACTACATTTTGGTCATATTTTTCACAATTACAAGAATTGTGTTGGGAATATTATGACTATGATTACAAGCTCTGTAAAGATGCAGTTTTGAATAAGAAACTTATGACAAAACTACAAGAGTCAAAGTTTGATGTCGTTCTGGCAGATGCCCTTAATCCCTGTGGTGAGCTACTGGCTGAGCTATTTAACATACCCTTTCTGTACAGTCTCCGCTTCTCTGTTGGCTACACGTTTGAGAAGCATGGTGGAGGATTTCTGTTCCCTCCTTCCTATGTACCTGTTGTTATGTCAGAATTAAGTGATCAAATGACTTTCACAGAGAGGataaaaaatatgatacatatgcTTTATTTTGACTTTTGGTTTCAAATTTATGATCTGAAGAAGTGGGACCAGTTTTATAGTGAAGTTCTAGGTAAGTCATGTGTCTAATTGGTGCTTATTAAGTTCTAACTGTTCTGTGCCTTTGAAGGTGagcttatataaatataatgtcaGAAGATAGTGTTTTTAAGGGAAATTATGTATTGCAAATGTAAGATGATCTATCAATCTCAAAAAGATTATAGAATGTTGACCTTATAGAATCAGTTAGAACCCTGGGTCCATCACTACTACAGGACACCCAGAGAGTGATAAACCTTCAATGTAAAGCACTTATGATTTCTTTAAACCATCACATATCATTTTGCTAcacatttttttatctttaaaaaaagtcaatAGATACTTCAAGAAACATCTTCATGAAGGCAGACACATAAATTTAGTATTTACacatatttctagaaaaattacCAATGCAGGATTGAGGAATTTGTTTCTCTTTgagtacctcagtttcctcatttagaaattaaattttgtttttcatgtaaGAAGAAGGATTCCCTCACAGTTGAGAAATATAGTGGCTTTACTCCAGAAACAGAAGCCTAAAACTTGAGATTTCTAATGTTCATACATTCCTTCAATAACAGCTTgacaattatttctttcaaaaactgAAATCTTGTTGAAAGTGAACATCTAAGttttaatctatattttattaaactgCATCTCTGCATCAAAGAAAATAGGGGCCAAATTAAGGGAGAGCACATCTCTATGTCaataaattctgaaaattttttaattctcatttgtaaatatatttattttaaaaatctaattatattCTTAAGATGAATCAAGACAGTAGTAGGTATAAAGATTTCAGTGTTAAGCTAAAAAAACTCATGGTTTACTTGGAGAACCAAGGATCAAGGGACTAGCTTAATAAATTGTAGACGCTAGAGTACTTCCTGGAAAGCTGTTTTCATGGGTAAGGTAAGATGAATTACTTGTGGAACTGAAAGAGTTGTTTAAAGGTGTATTTGTTACTATTGCAGCATCACAGAGAAgacaaatatgtatttaagttCATAGGGGCtacattagtccattctcacactgctatatagaaatacctgagactgggtaatttataaagaaaagaagtttaatagactcatggttccacatggctgggatgcctcaagaaacttagaatcatggtgaaAGGCTAAGGGGAAGCAAGCTTGGATCTTCTCACTtagcggcaggagagagaagtgcaagcaggggaaatgccagacacttataaaactatcagatctcataagaactcactcaatatgatgagaacagcatggaggaatccaccccatgatccaatcacctgccactgggtccctccctcaacacatggggattatgggaattataattcaagatgagaggagattagatttggttggggacagccaaaccatattagtgacttattttaataattatttatgatTGTGAATATACTGATGTTACATTAAAGATGTAATATCTTCTTACAGATCTCTGAATACTTTGCCTTCCTTATGTATACATATGAGCAATATGtgcaatatataaaatttaaattatgactatatataaatgtatttatatatattttatcaatgCACAGACATTTTATATATCTTTGGGTATGTTATTCCAAGTCCTTTCAGGAAAATACCTGCATATTCAAATAACAATTCTCATGTTAgctatcttttgttttgttttgttttgttttttttccatcagGAAGACCCACTACATTATTTGAGACAATGGGGAAAGCTGAAATGTGGCTCATTCGAACCTATTGGGATTTTGAATTTCCTCACCCATTCTTACCAAATGTTGATTTTGTTGGAGGACTTCACTGTAAACCAGCCAAACCCTTGCCTAAGGTAAATGTATTcttgtttcatttgtttgcttgacattttcagaaggaatggctgGATATATTTCTTTCAGAGTGTTTAACTCAGAGTGAGGGGAATATGGGAGGTCAGAAAAAAGGACTTGCTGCTAGAAAATCATATATTTCTATACTATCACAAGTATGTGAATGTTATTGTCATTAAAGACCAAAGAGGATTACTAGGAAGATTTTGAAAACAGGGTTAGTTAAAGTAAGGCCTTCGTTGTGCAACCCAAAAGATAGTATGattcatttcttcaaaaatgtttgtAGAGTGATTAATACAAACCACAGGTAAGTGCTGGATTTTCAGAGAATAAAGGTAGCACACTTTCTGCTCCCTCATGCCTTACATTGTACTTCGAAAGATAgaataaaaacaagtgaaaaagaaaagtctaaaaGTGTTATAAGGAAAGACCACAATGATAAAGAAATATGCAGAAGAGATCCCAAACTCATCGACAATTAAAGTGAGTACTCAATAATGTGCAGAGATAGGTGAAATGATGAGGGGGTGagaaagacacaaaaagaaaaacagaggccaagcaaggtggctcacacctataatccctgcactttgggaggcagagaaaggatgattgcttgggctcaggaggttgagaccagcctgggcaacatggtaaaacctcatctctaacaaaagtaaaaataatagctaggcatgggggtgtgtgcctgtagtctcatagtcccagctacttaagaggctgaggaaggaggcttgcttgagtctgggggcagaggctgcagtgagctgagaccacaccactgaactctagcctgtgcaacggagtgagactctgtctcaaaaacaaacaaataaaagaacaaaaaagtaaaggcttgcattaagaaagaaaagtagaaaagcaGTAAGGGCAGTTCCCAAATTTAGTTTACAGGAAAAGGTTGAGTAAAGAGTCAATGatgggccagatgcggtggcttacgcctgtaatcccagcactttgggaggccaaggcaggcggatcacctgaggtcaggagtttgagaccggactggccagcatggtgagaccccgtctctactaaaaatacaaaagttagccaggcatgttggcaggtgactgtaatagcagctacttgggaagctgaggcaggagaatcgcttgaacccgggaggcggaggttgcagtgagccgagatcacgctattgcactccagcctgagcaacagagtgagactctgtctcaaaaaaaaaaaatatatatatatatatatatatatgaaatttgatATACCCATTAAGGACAATGGAGAGCTACTGAAAAGAGTTAAGAAATGAAGAGATATGATCAGATTTCCTTTCAAAAAAATCCCAATATTCCCAATGTATAATATTACAAAAAGgcacatttataaaatgtaaagatCATTTAGGAAATTTTACATGAGTTTAGGCAATCATGACTACTTTTACAATAGTAATCACAACTTCATATTGTGCTGTGTGGAAAAAATGTAGTTACCACAGATGAAACACTTAAGTTGTCTCTGACACATAGCCAGTGATCCAAAAATATTGTtgatattatgattattttagtcattatttctAATACTTTAAATTAGCTAACATGTGCCAGCCATTTAAGATATCAGTCTTCATTTAATAGTGATTGATTTTCCAACACATCAAGATTATATTCTCTAGCAAAGTCCTAGAGAACAGATACTCTGTGTACttgtttaaatgtaaatgtttaagTTTGGGCAGTCAGTTGAACAAGCTGGAAAGCTAAAGTTGTTTTGTAAAGGTGGAGGCTCTTCATTAATATTCTAGCTTAAAAGGTAATTCTGTGTACTCTTATcttattctcaaaaaaaaatcttctcactCACATTAAAAGAAAGTGATAGTGCCAGTAGCAGGGGGAAGAGAGTAGGAGAATAAGGAGGAGAGGAATAAATGACTAGTAGTACAATAGTGATTATTACTAATactagcatgatctcagctcactgcaacctccaccctccaggttcaagcgatctgattctcctgcctcagcctcccaagtagctgggattacaggcacctgccaacacacctgacgaatttttgtatttttagtagaggcagagtttcgccatgttggccaggctggtcttgaactcctgacctcaggtgacccgcttgcctcaacctctcaaagtgctgggattacaagtgtgggcctCCGTTATTGTTAACTTGCAGAAGGTAGACTTGAATCCAAGTAAATAATTGTGCAACTGATTCTCTAATTCTTCTGTACACAAAATAATTGTTGCCATAAATTTGCTTGCTTTTCCATTATGTATTAGATTCTCAGATAatgtttgtatatttcaaaagaataaGACTCTTGCCAAAAAGTATCAAGTGTTTGATGCCTATCATATAGGCATTGCCATTATAATATACTCACATGAAACTGTACAGAGGATAAATCATGATGGTAAGATTCAATATTGGtagcaaatattcattaaaaactctggaaataattcaaatatctTACATTAAGAAATggttaaaaatttatataatgtgCATACCAAGCCATTACAatccttttttcaaaaaaatgtttaattacgCTGTCAGCCGTGGTACAGGTATAGTTGGAAACTAAGGAACAAAATGATGAGTAGAACAAGATCACGATTTTTTTgtagaataaaaaggaatatacaatgagaataaaattttctaaataaacatcACATATGTACATTGagttatataaatagaattaaaccCATAATGAAATGGTACACATTTTAAATTGAGATAGAGATATGggtaaatgattttctttttctaaattttcatacTTTTATAAGACTACTTACATTGATCTTCTGTTACCATTACTTTCATAAAGACGTCACAGAATGAGATCAGTGCTGATCTGTCTATAAAGAGATGTTTTATTACTTCAATACTGGGTGGATGAAGAAGATTTTTGGCAGTGAATGAGACAAAACATTGAACTCAAGTTACATTAAATGTGGCTACAGGCAACTGCAATTACACTGAGTTCCTGGATGCCTCATGAATTATCTCTAATAGCCATACACTGAATCTCCAATTAAAACTGatgtcaggccaggcacagtggctcatgcctgtaatcccaacacattgggaggctgaggtgggtggatcacgaggtcagggggtcaagaccagtctggccaagatggtgaaacctgactctactaaaaactgaaaaattagccaggcatggtggcaggtgcctgtaatcccagttactcaggaggctgaggcaggagaattgcttgaacctgggaggcagaggttgcaatgagccaagattgcatcattgcactccagcctgggtgacagagcaagactccatctcaaaaaaaaaaaaaaagtcatgaagttaaattatatttttgaaaaatacttacCAATCTATGGTCTGCATTGacatattttagaatttctttatttgtaaacagttttataaagaaatttccCCCAATGATCTATCATTGTTATGATAGAAGGGGTTGGTCATtattttactgagaaaaaaagaatttagaacaaAAGggacaacagcaacaaaaagatgAGTATACAATTTTCATATGATATCTAGGAAATGTATGGgtctacatttctttttctcttactcGGTGTGAGAATACATTGAGTGATATGGCATTAGAGAATGGATTTAAGTTTAAAAACAGGAACACATCAGGAAACACAAGTCAGAATAATTCTCATTCATTTCGAAGCAAACACATATTCACCAGGAGCTTCATATAGTGTGAGGGAGCTACTCTAGAGGGTGAGCAGATCTCCACTGGAGAAAGGCCTGGTGACCTCTCCCATTGTGGTTCAAGTGCTCCCTGTGAGACATGGCAAAGTGATCATGAGGGTCCCTCACATTCAGTTATAAATAGCACATCAATTTCACAGTGTGATTTCAGGACAAAAGGTGTCATAGTCATACCTAAACAATGACCTGAGAAATAAGATCACTTAATTATGgaactatatagtatataatactgtattataaatgaaattctcAGAAATATTTCCCAGAAATTCCAAACCACAATACCAGACTGTTGAATGTGAGTGATTCTTATACTTCAGCTTTTAAGGCTTTTTGGGGGGTGAGGGTATCGGGGGGAAGTGAGGGGTAGTGCAGTAAGACTAGGAAACTCTAACTAACTTTAAGTGAAATATAAATGGTTAGAGAGCTAAAGAAGCTAAATAAATGTAGATGTAAAATCATTCTAATCGTAACTAACTTTTCCTCATTGCTCATAGACATGTAATGGCTCCAATGACTCCTAACTAAAAGAActgaacagaaaacaataaaataaaatggccccAAATAAACACAAGAGATTTAGTAgagctacaaaaaaaatagaattaaagccAAGTAAAGCTACCTTCAATAACCTATGTtagtaattataatattataaataaagtgtCTGGGTGTAATATTTTCTAGCATTATCTCTTCCTACTGCAGTGTCATAGCTTTGTTTCAGTTCTtccttacacacacatacatacatgcatatgcacacatatttacACAAATTTGCATGAAAGATCCCACATATATTATATTACACATCTCCTTTCAAAGCAACTGAATGATTAGGtcagtttaaaaaattactccAATAGCTTCTGACTTTCTCTTCTTAGGTGTTTGTAACAATCCTGTCAATAGTGTTTTCTATGCTGTTGCTCTTTTCTGATAGAACAAATTCTTTCTTCACAGGAAATGGAAGAGTTTGTGCAGAGCTCTGGAGAAAATGGTATTGTGGTGTTTTCTCTGGGGTCAATGATCAGTAACATGTCAGAAGAAAGGGCCAACAAGATTGCATCAGCCCTTGCCCAGATCCCACAAAAGGTTAGATAAAGTGCCTTAATTGTGAATGGCTACTAAATGAATCTGTTAAACTCTTCAAGAGTCCATTACAGAAATGTTCTGCCTGAAAATTTAACTGCTATGATAGTTCTAATTATCTCAGACATctgttcaaaacaaaaaacatatatggAAGATCTTAAGATCATAACGAGAGGAGTTTCAATTGATAATAACGTTGGCATTAATATTGTGATCAGAAGGAAATACATTTAAGAGGTGCTAGTGAAGTTTCATATTATCATGGTATGGTAGGCAGGTACATAGAAATCACTAAATTCTGCCCTGTCATTTGCTCCTTTTGGTTTACAGGATTTTAGAAAGTACAATATACACTGTAGATATTATCAAAAAGCAGTTAAATTTTAATAACTTACTGTACTATCACAATAACAATAAGCAGGTATTGAAAAAACTTTGAAATGCATCATGTAGCTTCATCTTACCAAGCAATCTGGCTGTTTTTACTTCCCATGTATTGGAATAGGTCTATTTAGTGTTCTGTTCAGGGTGCCATTCAGAGAAAGAATGTCCTAGCCTGACAAACCGCTACTCTGGAAGTACCCACCTAGCCAAGtagatttagagaaaaaaaaaaaaattgtctgctCTGCTGGCTTGGGTGCTGCTAATGTCTTAAGCAgaaaaatgtaatggaaaggGTGGATATAGAATCCTGCTTTTAAGGTAGACTGTGTGTATTATTAAATGTGGCCCAACAAAGGCTATGCTTTAAGAATCAGATTAGTGCCTTCTGCAGATTAAGAAGGagcagaaaacataaataaacatggtaggaatttattttctaatctctACAATCTTTGTGTATTTTCAATTTACACTTTAGTTTCTTATCTGACACAGCCCTCTCCGAATGATCTATGCAGGTTTTTGCTGAAAACACAGAGTTACTTTAACACTCCCATATGAAATACAAGGTCAACACTTGTAAATTCTACTCCAGTTCATAAAGATTGCTTGGGAATTCTAAAATCAGTACCTTAGTTTAGTACTAGACATGGTAATGACTGGCTATAGCTGACCATATATCAATGCTGTCAATGCTATGTAGTGTGTCATCTAAGTGTGAAAGATCAGTTAAGCAAAATGTagcaaaatacaattttatgcATTTTCAGCATCTGTATTGTTAATCATGAATTGTCAATGGGTTCTTTTTTCCTACATTGTTAGCATTTACAAAAGTAGCAATACTGATAACAGTCTGAATTTGTGTCAAACACTGCCACTTGAAATTTTTCCTGAAAGTAGCACTTGATAGTtagcaaattaaaagaaattacacATACTACATATGTAGCATTATTTCTCACCATATGCACAGTTTAAATATTTAGTCTTTTGTAATCAATGATGTCAAATTCATAACATAACTTATGACTAGTAGACAAGTGGATATAAGTAAACTCATATcactcaaaaattaataaatttatattaaatttggaAGGTTACAGCTAGTATAaactatgtaaaataaatgtgtgGGTTATTACTAATTTGCTACTTTTTTTGTACTAGATTTAAGACTAacaattcttaaatatttgaatatttcattGATAATCTTGTGAACCCCAAacatctgagacaggtctcagtacatttagaaagtttatttttgccAACTTGAAGCAGGGAGGAGGCATTCCTTTGAGTTTCTTATTAGCCTCTccaaggaggcaatcagatatgcatttatctcagagagCAGAGgtgtgactttgaatagaatgggaggcagtgATTTGCTTAGTGACTTTGGGGCCCCAAggcttattttccttttacattaaaaaaaatcttttggagaaagcattttagaagaaaatgagtctctggtctcAGGTTTTCTTCCGATCTCTAATGGCAAGGATGGTTTATTCCTAAGCAGTTCCTGAGTTATTAGGAAAGTTCATCTTTAGTAAGttgtgaagtctcatgtcctatgaagacaaaataaagggaggaagggagaaaaacaaaaccaaacaaaagaacaatcctgTAAAATTAATATAggccacattactctgaagtccatgtatcagtaggcaggtatgaaagtggaTTATGTATGTAAATTGgttgctgttgttttcttctgaagttgAAGTTGTCCAGCTTAATTTGTAGGGCTTTATGAAAGCATGGCTTAGATTACAGTgactccaaattaggaaaaatggtGGGGCGGGGgaggaaaataaatctgaagaCAATATTTTGAAGATGTGTGGTcatgaaaaattagaattcagtcTAAACTGTAGACtgtaataaaaattgaaaatcattAGGCAAGACTGTAATCTAACAACAGGTgcacagtaatttttaaaacataatttttctctcttcagtttcCCAATTTTACTAAAGTCAAACCATGGTAGaactgatttgctttattatacttggcctgattatttgtatacagAAGAGGAAGAATAATTTGTTATTTACATAGGCTTTTAAAGTGGCTTTGATGGATCTTTGTCTTATAGaaagaatctcagataagactttttcaAAGCTGAGGCAAATCATAGATTTGTACCATCAAATATCTATGAGTTGGGTGAATTCCTCTCCTTTTGGGGTTCAAAAATAAACTTGgtgctcctgggcctgtcagaaagttaCATTCTTTGCTTAACACAgttcaggaaccctgtacagggacctTATAGATGAAGCTATGAGGCCAGTTTTctcaaggggcttttattggctccataagtcaagtttgattccctAAAGGAAAGCACAAAATTCCAGtgaaagccttggtaaaataaatgGTTTCTCTAATTGTGTTTtgttataaatgaaaatagattcttattgcacttatgcaaataactatattgacaaaagtaaaaaatactcacaaatagtttccaaattctgaagAAATCAGGTAGAGGGAAACAAATATGTTCTAAATTTTGTTCATAAGAGTATactaaattgttaaaagctgttaatagctcaaaaaaaaaaagattccttgactctaaaaaaacacaaaacaaaggatcagcaatgttttaagcaaagtCAAAAAGATTACTTTAGTTTTCTGTTAGTTCAGTCCATGTAGTTaattcctgttctgcttgatattcatgaacattttagTTCTCCAggagtcctgaaagtttttcttctattataatgtcacaatctccaaaatTATCGAAAACTTTTTTTGAAGAGCACCTGTTAGAATTTTAtggctgattataaaaccaccttctaaagaggaccgAAGTCGGACAATTGTCTTGGATGACAAAAAGTTTTAGGGTAGCCTCAGTCAAAGACACAATggacaaggaaatttgttacctctgtaGCACACAGTAACTTAACAAATATAATTGTTACTGATAATGTACAcactaagtcatatcagaattataggagtttcccataattttggaacacataccaataacatatttatataaatacagctCAAAAAGACCAaccaccatttcatatttgaaaatgtttcctgtataatttttataccaaagaagccaaattatgtcatttttggactttagggaaACTAATAA comes from Nomascus leucogenys isolate Asia chromosome 9, Asia_NLE_v1, whole genome shotgun sequence and encodes:
- the LOC100591991 gene encoding UDP-glucuronosyltransferase 2B15 isoform X1, with product MSLKWTSVFLLIQLSFYFSSGSCGKVLVWPTEYSHWINMKTILEELVQRGHEVTVLTSSASILVNASKSSAIKFEVYPTSLTKNDFEDSLLKMLDRWTYVVSKTTFWSYFSQLQELCWEYYDYDYKLCKDAVLNKKLMTKLQESKFDVVLADALNPCGELLAELFNIPFLYSLRFSVGYTFEKHGGGFLFPPSYVPVVMSELSDQMTFTERIKNMIHMLYFDFWFQIYDLKKWDQFYSEVLGRPTTLFETMGKAEMWLIRTYWDFEFPHPFLPNVDFVGGLHCKPAKPLPKEMEEFVQSSGENGIVVFSLGSMISNMSEERANKIASALAQIPQKVLWRFDGKKPNTLGSNTRLYKWLPQNDLLGHPKTKAFITHGGTNGIYEAIYHGIPMVGIPLFADQPDNIVHMKAKGAALSVDIRTMSSRDLLNALKSVINDPIYKENAMKLSRIHHDQPMKPLDRAVFWIEFVMRHKGAKHLRVAAHNLTWIQYHSLDVIAFLLTCVATVIFIITKCCLFCFRKLAKTGKKKKRD
- the LOC100591991 gene encoding UDP-glucuronosyltransferase 2B15 isoform X2, with protein sequence MSLKWTSVFLLIQLSFYFSSGSCGKVLVWPTEYSHWINMKTILEELVQRGHEVTVLTSSASILVNASKSSAIKFEVYPTSLTKNDFEDSLLKMLDRWTYVVSKTTFWSYFSQLQELCWEYYDYDYKLCKDAVLNKKLMTKLQESKFDVVLADALNPCGRPTTLFETMGKAEMWLIRTYWDFEFPHPFLPNVDFVGGLHCKPAKPLPKEMEEFVQSSGENGIVVFSLGSMISNMSEERANKIASALAQIPQKVLWRFDGKKPNTLGSNTRLYKWLPQNDLLGHPKTKAFITHGGTNGIYEAIYHGIPMVGIPLFADQPDNIVHMKAKGAALSVDIRTMSSRDLLNALKSVINDPIYKENAMKLSRIHHDQPMKPLDRAVFWIEFVMRHKGAKHLRVAAHNLTWIQYHSLDVIAFLLTCVATVIFIITKCCLFCFRKLAKTGKKKKRD
- the LOC100591991 gene encoding UDP-glucuronosyltransferase 2B15 isoform X3 encodes the protein MSLKWTSVFLLIQLSFYFSSGSCGKVLVWPTEYSHWINMKTILEELVQRGHEVTVLTSSASILVNASKSSAIKFEVYPTSLTKNDFEDSLLKMLDRWTYMLYFDFWFQIYDLKKWDQFYSEVLGRPTTLFETMGKAEMWLIRTYWDFEFPHPFLPNVDFVGGLHCKPAKPLPKEMEEFVQSSGENGIVVFSLGSMISNMSEERANKIASALAQIPQKVLWRFDGKKPNTLGSNTRLYKWLPQNDLLGHPKTKAFITHGGTNGIYEAIYHGIPMVGIPLFADQPDNIVHMKAKGAALSVDIRTMSSRDLLNALKSVINDPIYKENAMKLSRIHHDQPMKPLDRAVFWIEFVMRHKGAKHLRVAAHNLTWIQYHSLDVIAFLLTCVATVIFIITKCCLFCFRKLAKTGKKKKRD